The DNA segment AAAAGAAGTCCagaagaatttattgaataacaagtctataataattatagtctaGCTAAATCACTGAGGCTTCTAAgttaaatctaaattaaatagaACCCTAATAACTTAGTTGTTACTtgctttaaaatatttgaaaatttgcaatatatttatttatttatttattcgtgggtacaatattataaatcatataaaataatatggctggagacacacgaagtttgctatttACATATTCTACTACTTCATTTGGAAGAATCTTTTATAACGCAGAAAATTGTATGCTTACCTCCTTTCATTGGTGTTCTGTGACTGCAATGATGGGCGCGATATGAGGTGATCATCTCATACTGGTTGTTATCtctttttattggaaaatctATTCTTATAATACTTTGACAATTGCTCATAATAGCAATTATAGCGTTCATCCTTGCCTTAGGAtctttatattttctttttttcaatatGTCTATGAAAAAATCTTCTAAAACCTGTGCCGAAAGATGAAAATTGTATTTTACCATGTCAGAGAATTGAGGATCACTGTCTGTGGGTATTGATTCAAGATCGTCAGGTATTTCATGCAAAAGTGAGTTGCTAACTGATATTGGTCTTGCAAATAATCGTAAAGGTGTTACCGGTATATTGTTTTTGAGCTTAGCAGCTCTTTGAATGATATTCAGTAATTTCATCTTCCTTTATCTTAGTAGCAAGTTCAATTTTTAGCTATTTAGGtctctgaaataatattaaaacacttatgaataattaattataaaataatttcactCTATATAGGTTTTTGATAGTTCAAACACATTGGTGATAAACAGACTGATACGAATCGCAATTTAATtgcttattcttattattttgaatgaaaaacttTACATTTTTTCCAGAACATGTGACTTTTTGGAATGTACGATTAGAAAGCTAATAAATAAATGcagcaacataattatttctgtTTTACGTTGTTCGGTACAGTCTAGTAGTCATACCTGGACAATGAATGTCTTATCTTTCAAACCAGGGGAGAGGCCAATCTGTTTCATGAGTTCTTCGTCTTCCAAGAAAAATTCGGCGGCGGCGAACATGCCTCGACCGGTCGCGGACAGTCGGCCTCGCATACCTCCCAGGTGCAGAGGCTTGCCTGACACCACTGCTGCCGAGTCCACGTTCTGATGACCTGCAATCATCCATTACCACAATTCTCGACAAAGCATTTATTCTGACAAAATTCAGAACTTAgaaaacttgtttttttttcatttgaaccaATAACATTTTTactctatattaaatatttcgacttgaaaaattgaaatgaatttgtcTTCACTTTCCATGAAATGACGTTAAAAAATGAGTAAAGCTTGTTAATAGAACCATTCATCACAGACAAGGCTATATCCTATAAtgtattcaaaataattaatcaaatctCAGCACTGATAAGATCTATCAACTCTACAGCCCAACATAACCCCTGGCCTCCTGATGAGCCCTTGTCTCTTACTGTAAAAATGactgattattattgaatacaGTACAATTAAATAGTTGTATTattaaatacaattattattgatatttctgCTATTTAAATGAAGATTTTTAACACGAGTAAGTCATACCCAATGTTTTCATGTAAGCATCTGCCATCCATCCCATTTCTCTTGGCCCTGTATTCATATCTGGCCCAATGGAGTCAATGGCTGGACctgaaacacaataaaatatttttctcgtGGTCAAATAcatttacaaaattaaaaattatataaaaacacaTATAAAATGAAGATGACAAAACTGCAAAACTCAGCATagtaaaaatattcaagattataCTCGCCTACTGTTACAATTGACTTCTtgcatacattttaaaaatttattataacatTCCTAAGAGACAATTAAAATGCAATTAAAAAGTTGAACAGATAATTTGCATTTAATGTATTCCTAATCAATTgattcttatccacaagtataaataaaatttagatCTCACCAACGTAATTATGTTTTGTCAATTCAATCAAATAACGTCGAGTGATTGTCTGAAGTTCTGACTTGGAATAACATCTTGGGTCAATTTTGATTCCTCCTTTCGAGCCTCCAAAAGGCACATTGGCACAAGCGTTCTTGTACGTCATCAAAGCTGCCAATGCCTCTACTTCATCAGCGTCTACATCAATATGGTACCTCACACCTGCAAGAAATCAGGTACCAttatcactttagtaaaaaaattTTAGAATGGTGATTCAACAATTTTATTCatcttataaatttttgagGAAGATTCAAGATTATACTATTACTATAGCCTAACATTATAATGATgttataacattttttaataagtttttatgttcaataaattactagaataataaagaatattataacTGATACGCTTCTACTGGCAGGGTGctttaattcaataaatgaatcttttaattgaaaaaatgtcaagCTTTATATTATGTTAGAATAATCAAATGAGTAAAGGCGATAAAAAATaagtaaatttatataaatctcaaGAGAAAATAGTGCTATAGTATGTAAATTTTTCAAAGGAATAAGATCATATTTTTTAGTTGGTACAAGGattgtaaaatttaaaataaaatctatcatATTCAAACAAAATGGTTAATGATAACATAATGAAAAGAAGTCCagaagaatttattgaataacaagtctataataattatagtctaGCTAAATCACTGAGGCTTCTAAgttaaatctaaattaaatagaACCCTAATAACTTAGTTGTTACTtgctttaaaatatttgaaaatttgcaatatatttatttattcgtgggtacaatattataaatcatataaaataatatggctggagacacacgaagtttgctatttACATATTCTACTACTTCATTTGGAAGAATCTTTTTTAACGCAGAAAATTGTATGCTTACCTCCTTTCATTGGTGTTCTGTGACTGCAATGATGGGCGCGATATGAGGTGATCATCTCATACTGGTTGTTATCtctttttattggaaaatctATTCTTATAATACTTTGACAATTGCTCATAATAGCAATTATAGCGTTCATCCTTGCCTTAGGAtctttatattttctttttttcaatatGTCTATGAAAAAATCTTCTAAAACCTGTGCCGAAAGATGAAAATTGTATTTTACCATGTCAGAGAATTGAGGATCACTGTCTGTGGGTATTGATTCAAGATCGTCAGGTATTTCATGCAAAAGTGAGTTGCTAACTGATATTGGTCTTGCAAATAATCGTAAAGGTGTTACCGGTATATTGTTTTTGAGCTTAGCAGCTCTTTGAATGATATTCAGTAATTTCATCTTCCTTTATCTTAGTAGCAAGTTCAATTTTTAGCTATTTAGGtctctgaaataatattaaaacacttatgaataattaattataaaataatttcactCTATATAGGTTTTTGATAGTTCAAACACATTGGTGATAAACAGACTGATACGAATCGCAATTTAATtgcttattcttattattttgaatgaaaaacttTACATTTTTTCCAGAACATGTGACTTTTTGGAATGTACGATTAGAAAGCTGATAACTAGACTGAGCAAAAGCaccaatagaaaaaatctgttgtggcgcatcacacaactttccttgccgttataaaaatttatcacctgacgctactgttcccgcgcatctcaagtcctactattcaaagatccaagccagctggtgacaggacaataaggctggagacacacgaagtttgctatctcttcatagtgaatgatttaatagaatcaacaattgccaacagtttgtaattgaaataataacattttctcgaatttcgagcttattttcaattttaggtgaaaatgttactgaacattaattgaagagattttcatgctcaatcttttccacttggaagtttttgtttgaattgtatctgaagcctgataattggaatctaaaatcaaactctgcatagatggggcggagcttctgaaatttttacagatatgggacttgtggcagttgatggagcttttcaatgactattttaggtataaatttgatcaaaatcgttggagccgttttcgagaaaatcgcgaaaaaccctgtttttgacaacattttcaccattttatccgccatcttgaattgcatcagatcgaaattgttcgtgtcggatccttatattgtaaggaccttaggttccaaatttcaagtcaagtcacacacacacacacacacacacacatacatacagaccaatacccaaaaaccacttttttgaactcaggggaccttgaaacgtatagaaatttggaaattggggtaccttaatttttttcggaaagcaatactttccttacctatggtaatagggcaaggaaagtaaaaataatacatttttattggaTAACCGAActtaattttttaaatctttatgAAAAAACCCGCTCTCATTCATTAACTTGTAATACCTACgtaatattgaaaatacttattaatttctaattttgaCTAGGTTATTCAAAatcttataaatataattattatcaatacctagtagttgttttttggttatagaataaaatatatcaaattcaaCATGTGTTGAAAATCCTGGGTTTTGCACACTGTATAGAGcttcagaattcaaattttgtacacATTTTTGATCAAATGGATGATAATATGTTACggtatttatgaatgaaataatattcttaacaaattgaaaaatttgcaGTCGAATCTTGTTGTTCGATCAATTCTTTTGAATTCAAAAAGTACTCAAATCATTGCCGTCTCATGATTTTCATCCATGAGAGCCACGTACCGGTACACGCTTTCCTTCATGATAAACTTTGTTAATTTATAAATAGCCTTCAAATAtcctttctcctcttttcaaATCATTACAAGAAGTGACTCGACTACGAGATGATGCGATGGGGTGGAGTAAGGGTGTGGGGTGTGGGGGTGTATGCGATAAATAATGTGCCGGCAGGACAAGCTGGAAGCTGGGAGTGGCATGGTGGCTGTGGTGCTGAGGGGGGGCATGGTGGTTGTGGGGCTGAGGGGCACATGTGCTCTGCTGCGCTCCGCTCCGGTCACTCGCGGACGATGACCGAGCGGCTGTGTAGTTTTCCGTAGTTGGCCGTCGGCAACAACCCAACAACCTGCTTTCGATTTCAAAAACTTGCCACTTCACCAGCTGCAATACTGCAAATAGCAAAAGTGGCCTGGGAAATCACTATTTCTAGATAATTGCAAAAGTCTGCATCTTGGCATGGTATAATATTGACGAGGTGTGGGAtttataaatttgcataaagAAATCAGGGATGGTTTAAAATTCGAAATTCGTGAAACTCCTTCACAAGCAGTTCTATTCTTCTATCCTACTGCCAAAGTCGGTAAGCCACCAAAAAGTCACTGGATTGCTGACTAGCCAGAGTATATCTCGCGGCATCCGACTATACAAGCCTATTGAAAACTTCTGCAACTACTACTGTATAATCATAATTTCAAGTTCAGTGATAATAATCATGTTTGTCAGATTGACAATATAACAGAAATGACAAAATTGTTGAA comes from the Nilaparvata lugens isolate BPH chromosome 1, ASM1435652v1, whole genome shotgun sequence genome and includes:
- the LOC111051606 gene encoding glutamate dehydrogenase, mitochondrial isoform X1; this encodes MKLLNIIQRAAKLKNNIPVTPLRLFARPISVSNSLLHEIPDDLESIPTDSDPQFSDMVKYNFHLSAQVLEDFFIDILKKRKYKDPKARMNAIIAIMSNCQSIIRIDFPIKRDNNQYEMITSYRAHHCSHRTPMKGGVRYHIDVDADEVEALAALMTYKNACANVPFGGSKGGIKIDPRCYSKSELQTITRRYLIELTKHNYVGPAIDSIGPDMNTGPREMGWMADAYMKTLGHQNVDSAAVVSGKPLHLGGMRGRLSATGRGMFAAAEFFLEDEELMKQIGLSPGLKDKTFIVQGFGNVGYHVSRYLARAGAKCIGVSEVDVGIYNAEGIDPEKLEEYREKNKRSVKGYPGCKEFEPSIDVMFEQCDILIPAAHEKLINAENANNIKTKMIIEGANGPTTPGADKILMENNILVIPDIYVNAGGVTASYFEWLKNINHVSYGKLSFGYGKEMAELLLESVEESMKKELKKDVSVGMSKKLLERMSEASEKDIVLSSLAYNMRKSGKEMLQMAKDHDLGLNLRLAAYCNATSKIFETYEEAGLSLS